The genomic stretch TTATTGGAATTGGTGAAAGCAGGTCGGAAAACAGGGCTGAAGAAGCTGTAAAAAGGGCTCTATCTCATCCATTGATGGAATGGAATATTAAGAATGCACAAAATGCCATGATACATATTTCAGGCGGTGCGGACATGACATTGAGAGAGTCAAGAGATATAATTAAAAAAATAACAAAGGAATTGGATCCGAGTGCCAGGATTATATGGGGAGCTTCAATAGATAAAAACCAATCGCAAAAAATCAAGGTAACTATAGTAGCTACGGGCCTTCCGGATGATGTAGAGACAATAGAAAGAATCAACGGAGAAAATGTAAATATTAAAAAAGATGTTGAATCAGATGCTATTTTCAGCACTAATTCATTATTGGATAATGACGATGATACAGATGAGTCAATATTTGATATAAAGGAATCAATTGCAGGCCCAGGAGAGTATACTTCTTCTGTTTCTGAGTTACAGGAAACATCTGTAAAAAACGTCTCTCAGACATCCAAAATATTTTATCAGATTTTTCAGAATGATTCTGAAAGAGACATGAAGAGATTTGAACGTGCAATCCATTTTCTCAGAAAAAATCCTGAAAATAGAAAATCGCTAATGGATGCCATTCAATCATGTAAATTAATATATTCAAACGCAGAACTTTTCGGATTTGACGAGATTTGTGAATTATTGGATTCAATAAAAACGATATTAGTCCAGATAAAAAGAAGCGAGAAGCAAATGTCACAGAGGATTCTTGATTCTGTAACTCTCGCAATGGAAATGGTATCTGATCTTTCGGAAAATCAGAATGACGGACATGGAGAGACCGGTTACATTGTAGACAGACTTAAAGAATTGGCTGAAAACGGATAGTTTTTACAGCACGTATCTCCTAAATTTTCCTTGACTTTTATACGAATTACCATTACATTATTTGCAATCATTGGGGCGATTAGCTCAGGTGGTTAGAGTGCTTGCTTGACATGCAAGAAGTCACTGGTTCAAGTCCAGTATCGCCCACTGTATTGAATACAATACAAGGAGAAAAAGAGGAAAAGTACTATTTTTGGAACAGATTACTGTAACATTTGAGAATGGCATTAAAAAAGCTTTTGATAAAGGGACAACACTTCGCACAGTAATTAAATCTGTTTTACCTGAAACAGCTTCGCAAGTAGTGGCAGCCCGTATTAACGGTAAGCTTGCAGGGCTCTACGAAAAAGTAGAAAATGATGCTACGATTACCGTATTGACCTGCATGGATCCAGACGGAATGCAGGTTTTTTGGCACAGTGCTTCTCATGTTCTGGCTCAAGCCGTAAAAGCATTATACAAAGACGCAGTTCTTGGTATAGGGCCTGCTGTGTCTAATGGTTTTTATTATGATTTCCTCATGGAGAAATCAATCAGTGTTGAAGATTTTCCCGCAATAGAGAAAAAAATTAAAAAAATTATAAAAGAAAATCAATTTTTTGTTAAAAAAGTCGTCTCAAAACAGGAAGCAATTGAACTGTTCGAAAAAAGAAACGAACCACTTAAAGTAGAGTTAATAAAAGACCTGGACGGGCAGACAATATCCATATTTGAAAACGGTGAATTTGTTGATCTTTGCAGGGGCCCTCATGTATATTCTACACGCACTGTCAAACATATAAAACTTCTCAGTGTTGCAGGGGCTTATTGGAGAGGGAATGAAACAAACCCTGTTATGCAGAGAATTTACGGTGTTGCTTTTCCGACAAGAGAACAGCTTGATAATCATCTTAAAATTATTGAAGAAGCTAAAAAAAGAGACCACCGTAAATTAGGGAAAGAGCTGAACCTTTTCAGTTTTCATCCTGAAGGCCCGGGGTTCCCTTTCTGGCATCCAAATGGTATGGTTATTTACAATGAAATACAGGATTTCATGAGAGAAACTCTTGCAAATCATGGTTATCTTGAAATAAAAACTCCTGTTATTTTAAATGAAGAGTTATGGCATAGAAGCGGCCATTGGGACAATTATAAAAATAATATGTATTTTACTACGATTGATGAGCAGCAATATGCTGTTAAGCCTATGAATTGCCCGGGATGCCTGCTTGTTTACAAGAGTAATGCCCATTCGTACAGAGACCTGCCTCTGAAAATGTCTGAAATGGGATTAGTGCACAGGC from bacterium encodes the following:
- the ftsZ gene encoding cell division protein FtsZ; protein product: MVATANKQKKIDNFIKPYETVIKVIGSGGAGNNAIVNLMKDKKREFETIAINTDAQNLSGIPADSKILIGKNVTAGLGAGGDPQIGERSAEESKEEILLRINDADLLFLTCGLGGGTGTGSLPVISRLAREKGILTLAIVTMPFSEEGIIRWENAQIGLEKLKKNVDCIIVLKNDKLLEIYPDLPILDAFKTGDDILISTIESLATIITQKGLINLDFADLSMIMRDGPVSVIGIGESRSENRAEEAVKRALSHPLMEWNIKNAQNAMIHISGGADMTLRESRDIIKKITKELDPSARIIWGASIDKNQSQKIKVTIVATGLPDDVETIERINGENVNIKKDVESDAIFSTNSLLDNDDDTDESIFDIKESIAGPGEYTSSVSELQETSVKNVSQTSKIFYQIFQNDSERDMKRFERAIHFLRKNPENRKSLMDAIQSCKLIYSNAELFGFDEICELLDSIKTILVQIKRSEKQMSQRILDSVTLAMEMVSDLSENQNDGHGETGYIVDRLKELAENG
- the thrS gene encoding threonine--tRNA ligase yields the protein MTVTFENGIKKAFDKGTTLRTVIKSVLPETASQVVAARINGKLAGLYEKVENDATITVLTCMDPDGMQVFWHSASHVLAQAVKALYKDAVLGIGPAVSNGFYYDFLMEKSISVEDFPAIEKKIKKIIKENQFFVKKVVSKQEAIELFEKRNEPLKVELIKDLDGQTISIFENGEFVDLCRGPHVYSTRTVKHIKLLSVAGAYWRGNETNPVMQRIYGVAFPTREQLDNHLKIIEEAKKRDHRKLGKELNLFSFHPEGPGFPFWHPNGMVIYNEIQDFMRETLANHGYLEIKTPVILNEELWHRSGHWDNYKNNMYFTTIDEQQYAVKPMNCPGCLLVYKSNAHSYRDLPLKMSEMGLVHRHEKSGVLHGLFRVRQFTQDDAHVFCTQDQIEDEIIKLIDLIYEVYTAFGFTEFFIELSTRPEKSIGSNEIWEKAESSLKEALKKKGIDYKLNPGDGAFYGPKIDFHIKDSISRLWQCGTIQVDFSMPERFKLEYTGSDGQPHQPVMIHRAILGSVERFIGILIEHYGGAFPVWLSPVQVAVIPVSEKHHIYAKKIEEELTNNQIRTNVDLRSEKVGYKIRDAELKKIPYMCIVGDKEEEEGNISVRMHKKGDIGSIDIQNFVSDILNKIQRRENN